A region from the Cannabis sativa cultivar Pink pepper isolate KNU-18-1 chromosome 9, ASM2916894v1, whole genome shotgun sequence genome encodes:
- the LOC133031473 gene encoding uncharacterized protein LOC133031473 yields the protein MDNLDPLKKTFGQENNAFHVAILGEANPKDLPVQKLLLSHSLLAFQPNKKGDTPLHLAAKLGNESFAVVLIDHAKTLGHDSDYRNLLRKVNYEKENTALHEAVINGQFEIAKRFVGFLPF from the coding sequence ATGGACAATTTGGATCCTCTAAAGAAAACATTTGGCCAAGAAAACAACGCCTTTCATGTTGCAATACTAGGTGAAGCTAATCCCAAAGATTTACCAGTGCAGAAATTGCTACTATCCCATTCCTTGCTTGCCTTTCAGCCAAACAAGAAAGGGGACACCCCGCTACATTTGGCGGCCAAGTTGGGGAATGAGAGTTTCGCAGTGGTTCTGATAGATCATGCAAAGACATTAGGCCATGATAGTGACTACAGAAATCTGCTGAGGAAGGTGAATTATGAGAAGGAAAACACAGCACTTCATGAAGCTGTGATCAACGGTCAGTTTGAGATTGCAAAGCGGTTTGTAGGATTTTTACCGTTTTAA
- the LOC115723690 gene encoding protein ACCELERATED CELL DEATH 6 isoform X1 encodes MSSLFCHRGLQEHVVAGGVNPELDPHRITKAGNNAFHDAVKCGTNPLAVRVQILLRLHSVLSYKPNNNGDTPLHVAARLGNESFAMVLIDHAREPCHINDYTSLLKKANHVGNTALHEAVLNGHFKIVERLIDEDPTLTNLVNNAGESPLFLAVDRGFYDIASIILDTFPICSLLGRKGMNFMHAAVIRLYDPGNLVPTMIRENCYAVSFSLGVVTKALNKCGSQILDKGEDEFGWKPLHYAASMGHSRVVKLFLEAKKSLAYDKDKQGMTALHIAARNGHLGVIRKLMNECPDIGEVLDNGNRSALHIAVEHKKVHVAHTLLNTKAFIDIINEQDCKGNTALHVAAVCGYYEIFVSLASNSRTDKRIMNEMGMTALDIIGRSNLLGIVEKAIIKFKINTESNLLSLHEAAIVNQSTKSDEKVQEIQSSSTMTNESVPKEEIIDKEVKQMADINLVVSTLITDITFQAAISMAGAATYSSSSSLEAFTLFTAFNSLAFSFSAASMIIHIAVALYFKLLGKPHRYPFTLTMILTIASITLSVLAFFTGSKALLYEKKSKIVSSSNIWDIDFPEKITFFAFLAILIWVLLPLVLTTLYHLIILSSDDGLPLLLFEFKYGVLHYLQMFLK; translated from the exons ATGAGTTCTCTGTTTTGCCATCGTGGGTTACAAGAACATGTAGTAGCCGGCGGTGTCAATCCCGAATTAGATCCTCACCGGATAACAAAGGCCGGAAACAACGCCTTTCACGATGCAGTAAAATGCGGAACTAATCCACTTGCTGTACGTGTGCAGATCTTGCTAAGGCTGCATTCTGTTCTCTCCTACAAACCAAACAACAATGGCGACACGCCTTTACATGTCGCGGCGAGGTTAGGGAATGAAAGTTTCGCCATGGTTCTGATAGATCATGCTAGGGAACCATGCCATATTAATGACTATACAAGTCTGCTGAAGAAAGCCAATCATGTTGGAAACACAGCACTTCATGAGGCTGTGCTTAATGGTCACTTCAAAATAGTAGAGCGGTTAATAGATGAAGATCCAACTTTGACAAATTTAGTAAACAATGCCGGCGAATCTCCTCTGTTTTTGGCTGTGGATCGAGGATTTTATGATATTGCTTCCATAATTTTGGACACTTTTCCTATTTGCTCTTTGTTAGGAAGAAAGGGTATGAATTTCATGCATGCTGCTGTCATTCGTTTGTATGACCCAG GAAACCTGGTGCCCACCATGATCAGGGAAAATTGCT ATGCAGTCTCTTTTTCCTTAGGAGTTGTTACAAAGGCATTAAACAAATGTGGATCTCAAATTTTAGATAAAGGAGAAGATGAGTTTGGATGGAAGCCTCTTCATTATGCAGCAAGCATGGGACATTCAAGAGTTGTTAAACTATTTTTGGAAGCCAAAAAATCTCTTGCTTATGACAAAGACAAACAAGGTATGACTGCCCTTCATATCGCTGCAAGGAATGGACATTTGGGAGTCATTAGAAAATTGATGAATGAATGTCCAGATATTGGTGAGGTGTTGGACAATGGAAACAGGAGTGCCCTGCATATTGCTGTTGAGCACAAAAAGGTTCATGTGGCACATACTCTATTAAATACTAAAGCTTTCATTGATATTATTAATGAGCAAGACTGTAAGGGAAATACAGCTCTACATGTAGCTGCTGTTTGTGGTTATTATGAAATTTTTGTAAGTTTGGCAAGTAATTCGCGTACGGACAAGAGAATCATGAATGAGATGGGGATGACTGCTTTAGATATTATCGGCAGATCAAATCTACTTGGTATTGTTGAAAAG GCTATTatcaaattcaaaataaatacagAAAGCAATCTCCTAAGTCTACATGAAGCTGCAATAGTGAATCAATCTACAAAAAGTGATGAAAAAGTTCAAGAAATTCAATCATCATCAACAATGACTAATGAATCTGTACCAAAGGAAGAGATTATTGATAAGGAAGTAAAGCAAATGGCAGACATAAATTTAGTGGTGTCGACACTGATCACAGACATAACATTTCAAGCAGCCATCAGCATGGCCGGGGCCGCGACATACAGCAGTTCAAGCAGCCTCGAAGCTTTCACATTGTTCACGGCATTCAATTCCTTGGCCTTCAGTTTCTCGGCGGCCTCTATGATAATCCACATTGCAGTTGCTCTTTATTTCAAGTTACTTGGTAAGCCACACAGATATCCTTTTACCTTGACAATGATTTTAACTATTGCCTCCATTACCTTATCTGTGTTGGCCTTTTTCACGGGTTCAAAAGCATTGTTGTACGAGAAGAAGTCGAAGATTGTGTCTAGTTCTAACATTTGGGATATTGATTTTCCTGAGAAAATTACATTCTTTGCTTTCCTGGCCATTCTCATATGGGTCTTGCTCCCACTTGTGTTGACTACTTTATACCATTTAATCATTTTGAGTTCTGATGATGGGTTGCCCCTCCTTTTGTTCGAATTCAAGTATGGAGTCTTACATTACTTACAAATGTTCTTAAAGTGA
- the LOC115723690 gene encoding uncharacterized protein LOC115723690 isoform X3, giving the protein MSSLFCHRGLQEHVVAGGVNPELDPHRITKAGNNAFHDAVKCGTNPLAVRVQILLRLHSVLSYKPNNNGDTPLHVAARLGNESFAMVLIDHAREPCHINDYTSLLKKANHVGNTALHEAVLNGHFKIVERLIDEDPTLTNLVNNAGESPLFLAVDRGFYDIASIILDTFPICSLLGRKGMNFMHAAVIRLYDPGNLVPTMIRENCYKGEDEFGWKPLHYAASMGHSRVVKLFLEAKKSLAYDKDKQGMTALHIAARNGHLGVIRKLMNECPDIGEVLDNGNRSALHIAVEHKKVHVAHTLLNTKAFIDIINEQDCKGNTALHVAAVCGYYEIFVSLASNSRTDKRIMNEMGMTALDIIGRSNLLGIVEKAIIKFKINTESNLLSLHEAAIVNQSTKSDEKVQEIQSSSTMTNESVPKEEIIDKEVKQMADINLVVSTLITDITFQAAISMAGAATYSSSSSLEAFTLFTAFNSLAFSFSAASMIIHIAVALYFKLLGKPHRYPFTLTMILTIASITLSVLAFFTGSKALLYEKKSKIVSSSNIWDIDFPEKITFFAFLAILIWVLLPLVLTTLYHLIILSSDDGLPLLLFEFKYGVLHYLQMFLK; this is encoded by the exons ATGAGTTCTCTGTTTTGCCATCGTGGGTTACAAGAACATGTAGTAGCCGGCGGTGTCAATCCCGAATTAGATCCTCACCGGATAACAAAGGCCGGAAACAACGCCTTTCACGATGCAGTAAAATGCGGAACTAATCCACTTGCTGTACGTGTGCAGATCTTGCTAAGGCTGCATTCTGTTCTCTCCTACAAACCAAACAACAATGGCGACACGCCTTTACATGTCGCGGCGAGGTTAGGGAATGAAAGTTTCGCCATGGTTCTGATAGATCATGCTAGGGAACCATGCCATATTAATGACTATACAAGTCTGCTGAAGAAAGCCAATCATGTTGGAAACACAGCACTTCATGAGGCTGTGCTTAATGGTCACTTCAAAATAGTAGAGCGGTTAATAGATGAAGATCCAACTTTGACAAATTTAGTAAACAATGCCGGCGAATCTCCTCTGTTTTTGGCTGTGGATCGAGGATTTTATGATATTGCTTCCATAATTTTGGACACTTTTCCTATTTGCTCTTTGTTAGGAAGAAAGGGTATGAATTTCATGCATGCTGCTGTCATTCGTTTGTATGACCCAG GAAACCTGGTGCCCACCATGATCAGGGAAAATTGCT ATAAAGGAGAAGATGAGTTTGGATGGAAGCCTCTTCATTATGCAGCAAGCATGGGACATTCAAGAGTTGTTAAACTATTTTTGGAAGCCAAAAAATCTCTTGCTTATGACAAAGACAAACAAGGTATGACTGCCCTTCATATCGCTGCAAGGAATGGACATTTGGGAGTCATTAGAAAATTGATGAATGAATGTCCAGATATTGGTGAGGTGTTGGACAATGGAAACAGGAGTGCCCTGCATATTGCTGTTGAGCACAAAAAGGTTCATGTGGCACATACTCTATTAAATACTAAAGCTTTCATTGATATTATTAATGAGCAAGACTGTAAGGGAAATACAGCTCTACATGTAGCTGCTGTTTGTGGTTATTATGAAATTTTTGTAAGTTTGGCAAGTAATTCGCGTACGGACAAGAGAATCATGAATGAGATGGGGATGACTGCTTTAGATATTATCGGCAGATCAAATCTACTTGGTATTGTTGAAAAG GCTATTatcaaattcaaaataaatacagAAAGCAATCTCCTAAGTCTACATGAAGCTGCAATAGTGAATCAATCTACAAAAAGTGATGAAAAAGTTCAAGAAATTCAATCATCATCAACAATGACTAATGAATCTGTACCAAAGGAAGAGATTATTGATAAGGAAGTAAAGCAAATGGCAGACATAAATTTAGTGGTGTCGACACTGATCACAGACATAACATTTCAAGCAGCCATCAGCATGGCCGGGGCCGCGACATACAGCAGTTCAAGCAGCCTCGAAGCTTTCACATTGTTCACGGCATTCAATTCCTTGGCCTTCAGTTTCTCGGCGGCCTCTATGATAATCCACATTGCAGTTGCTCTTTATTTCAAGTTACTTGGTAAGCCACACAGATATCCTTTTACCTTGACAATGATTTTAACTATTGCCTCCATTACCTTATCTGTGTTGGCCTTTTTCACGGGTTCAAAAGCATTGTTGTACGAGAAGAAGTCGAAGATTGTGTCTAGTTCTAACATTTGGGATATTGATTTTCCTGAGAAAATTACATTCTTTGCTTTCCTGGCCATTCTCATATGGGTCTTGCTCCCACTTGTGTTGACTACTTTATACCATTTAATCATTTTGAGTTCTGATGATGGGTTGCCCCTCCTTTTGTTCGAATTCAAGTATGGAGTCTTACATTACTTACAAATGTTCTTAAAGTGA
- the LOC115723690 gene encoding ankyrin repeat-containing protein At5g02620 isoform X2: protein MSSLFCHRGLQEHVVAGGVNPELDPHRITKAGNNAFHDAVKCGTNPLAVRVQILLRLHSVLSYKPNNNGDTPLHVAARLGNESFAMVLIDHAREPCHINDYTSLLKKANHVGNTALHEAVLNGHFKIVERLIDEDPTLTNLVNNAGESPLFLAVDRGFYDIASIILDTFPICSLLGRKGMNFMHAAVIRLYDPGNLVPTMIRENCFSFSLGVVTKALNKCGSQILDKGEDEFGWKPLHYAASMGHSRVVKLFLEAKKSLAYDKDKQGMTALHIAARNGHLGVIRKLMNECPDIGEVLDNGNRSALHIAVEHKKVHVAHTLLNTKAFIDIINEQDCKGNTALHVAAVCGYYEIFVSLASNSRTDKRIMNEMGMTALDIIGRSNLLGIVEKAIIKFKINTESNLLSLHEAAIVNQSTKSDEKVQEIQSSSTMTNESVPKEEIIDKEVKQMADINLVVSTLITDITFQAAISMAGAATYSSSSSLEAFTLFTAFNSLAFSFSAASMIIHIAVALYFKLLGKPHRYPFTLTMILTIASITLSVLAFFTGSKALLYEKKSKIVSSSNIWDIDFPEKITFFAFLAILIWVLLPLVLTTLYHLIILSSDDGLPLLLFEFKYGVLHYLQMFLK, encoded by the exons ATGAGTTCTCTGTTTTGCCATCGTGGGTTACAAGAACATGTAGTAGCCGGCGGTGTCAATCCCGAATTAGATCCTCACCGGATAACAAAGGCCGGAAACAACGCCTTTCACGATGCAGTAAAATGCGGAACTAATCCACTTGCTGTACGTGTGCAGATCTTGCTAAGGCTGCATTCTGTTCTCTCCTACAAACCAAACAACAATGGCGACACGCCTTTACATGTCGCGGCGAGGTTAGGGAATGAAAGTTTCGCCATGGTTCTGATAGATCATGCTAGGGAACCATGCCATATTAATGACTATACAAGTCTGCTGAAGAAAGCCAATCATGTTGGAAACACAGCACTTCATGAGGCTGTGCTTAATGGTCACTTCAAAATAGTAGAGCGGTTAATAGATGAAGATCCAACTTTGACAAATTTAGTAAACAATGCCGGCGAATCTCCTCTGTTTTTGGCTGTGGATCGAGGATTTTATGATATTGCTTCCATAATTTTGGACACTTTTCCTATTTGCTCTTTGTTAGGAAGAAAGGGTATGAATTTCATGCATGCTGCTGTCATTCGTTTGTATGACCCAG GAAACCTGGTGCCCACCATGATCAGGGAAAATTGCT TCTCTTTTTCCTTAGGAGTTGTTACAAAGGCATTAAACAAATGTGGATCTCAAATTTTAGATAAAGGAGAAGATGAGTTTGGATGGAAGCCTCTTCATTATGCAGCAAGCATGGGACATTCAAGAGTTGTTAAACTATTTTTGGAAGCCAAAAAATCTCTTGCTTATGACAAAGACAAACAAGGTATGACTGCCCTTCATATCGCTGCAAGGAATGGACATTTGGGAGTCATTAGAAAATTGATGAATGAATGTCCAGATATTGGTGAGGTGTTGGACAATGGAAACAGGAGTGCCCTGCATATTGCTGTTGAGCACAAAAAGGTTCATGTGGCACATACTCTATTAAATACTAAAGCTTTCATTGATATTATTAATGAGCAAGACTGTAAGGGAAATACAGCTCTACATGTAGCTGCTGTTTGTGGTTATTATGAAATTTTTGTAAGTTTGGCAAGTAATTCGCGTACGGACAAGAGAATCATGAATGAGATGGGGATGACTGCTTTAGATATTATCGGCAGATCAAATCTACTTGGTATTGTTGAAAAG GCTATTatcaaattcaaaataaatacagAAAGCAATCTCCTAAGTCTACATGAAGCTGCAATAGTGAATCAATCTACAAAAAGTGATGAAAAAGTTCAAGAAATTCAATCATCATCAACAATGACTAATGAATCTGTACCAAAGGAAGAGATTATTGATAAGGAAGTAAAGCAAATGGCAGACATAAATTTAGTGGTGTCGACACTGATCACAGACATAACATTTCAAGCAGCCATCAGCATGGCCGGGGCCGCGACATACAGCAGTTCAAGCAGCCTCGAAGCTTTCACATTGTTCACGGCATTCAATTCCTTGGCCTTCAGTTTCTCGGCGGCCTCTATGATAATCCACATTGCAGTTGCTCTTTATTTCAAGTTACTTGGTAAGCCACACAGATATCCTTTTACCTTGACAATGATTTTAACTATTGCCTCCATTACCTTATCTGTGTTGGCCTTTTTCACGGGTTCAAAAGCATTGTTGTACGAGAAGAAGTCGAAGATTGTGTCTAGTTCTAACATTTGGGATATTGATTTTCCTGAGAAAATTACATTCTTTGCTTTCCTGGCCATTCTCATATGGGTCTTGCTCCCACTTGTGTTGACTACTTTATACCATTTAATCATTTTGAGTTCTGATGATGGGTTGCCCCTCCTTTTGTTCGAATTCAAGTATGGAGTCTTACATTACTTACAAATGTTCTTAAAGTGA
- the LOC115722885 gene encoding ankyrin repeat-containing protein At5g02620-like: protein MSGLVQLLKSSLTRLEEQQYFSFIQIITNPFFGWFHEEYSQKIESLDPLEITCGQENNIFHVAVKYTANPRADPIQTWLREYSLLAFQPNNKGDTPLHVAAKLGNKSFGAVLIEHAKRVVEGHNYESYRDLLRKVNYVKENTALHEAVFNGHFEIAKLLIEEDPSLTCFENKDGESPLFLAVEGRFYDIASIILDTYPNCSLLGRKGMNVMHAAAIRSCTKVETLLLSRSVTRGFDDFVKKLLERCGSQILEKSEDEFGWMPHHYTANNGQSRLVRLFLEAKKCIAYIKDKQGMTALHISARMGHVGVMRALMEKCPDIGELLDNRDRTALHIAVEHKQSFVVNTLLSMRPFVNLINEQDNEGNTALHVAAMDGYSRIFKCLVSNQNINKRIINKMGMTAFDIARKSAILGYGCLAEAFIVSRMNKKGQLVQSLQKDAIDERRREETQLTITHNHQSGHNNNSDDDDDEDHQHIQHMHTLTLMVSTLIAGITFQVGITMPAAGKYNTPKGLETFEKFMQFNSLAFSLSSFNMFLHFIVSTLSNKFLRGRQYKRFISIATIPIIFSSVIAFICAFSMGTETLMHEKKELNSFIDKNSNMFRDILTTSPGAVVLAAIIYTWYNRLF from the exons ATGTCTGGATTAGTTCAATTACTAAAGTCTAGTCTTACGCGACTAGAGGAGCAACAGTACTTTTCATTCATTCAAATCATAACTAATCCATTTTTCGGTTGGTTTCATGAAGAATATTcccaaaaaatcgaaagtttaGATCCTTTGGAGATAACTTGTGGCcaagaaaacaacatatttCATGTTGCAGTAAAATACACAGCTAATCCACGAGCAGACCCAATACAGACTTGGCTAAGAGAATACTCTTTACTTGCCTTTCAGCCGAACAACAAAGGCGACACGCCTTTGCATGTGGCGGCCAAGTTAGGGAACAAGAGTTTCGGGGCGGTTCTAATAGAACATGCAAAGAGAGTTGTAGAAGGCCATAATTATGAGTCGTATAGAGATCTGTTGAGGAAGGTGAATTATGTGAAGGAAAACACAGCACTTCATGAAGCTGTGTTCAACGGTCACTTCGAAATCGCAAAGCTGTTAATCGAAGAAGACCCAAGTTTGACATGTTTTGAGAATAAGGATGGAGAGTCTCCTCTGTTTTTGGCTGTAGAAGGAAGGTTTTATGATATTGCTTCCATAATTTTGGACACTTATCCAAATTGCTCTTTGTTAGGAAGGAAAGGCATGAATGTCATGCATGCTGCTGCCATTCGTTCGTGCACAAAAG TAGAAACACTGCTGCTTTCAAGAAGTGTTACTAGGGGTTTTGACG atTTTGTTAAAAAGTTGTTAGAGAGATGTGGATCCCAGATTTTAGAAAAATCAGAAGATGAGTTTGGATGGATGCCTCATCACTATACAGCAAACAATGGACAATCAAGACTTGTGAGATTATTTTTGGAAGCCAAAAAATGCATTGCCTATATCAAAGATAAACAAGGTATGACTGCTCTTCACATCTCTGCAAGGATGGGCCATGTAGGAGTGATGAGAGCATTGATGGAGAAATGTCCAGATATTGGTGAGTTGTTAGACAATAGAGATCGGACTGCACTTCATATTGCTGTTGAACACAAACAGAGTTTTGTGGTAAATACTTTACTAAGTATGAGACCTTTTGTTAATCTTATAAATGAGCAAGACAATGAAGGAAATACAGCTCTACATGTAGCtgctatggatggttattctaGGATTTTTAAATGTTTGGTAAGTAATCAGAATATCAACAAGAGAATCATCAATAAGATGGGGATGACTGCTTTTGACATTGCTCGTAAATCAGCAATCCTAGGATATGGTTGTCTTGCAGAG GCTTTTATTGTATCGAGAATGAATAAGAAAGGCCAGCTTGTTCAAAGTTTACAAAAGGATGCGATTGATGAAAGAAGACGTGAAGAAACCCAATTAACAATCACTCATAATCATCAATCTGGACATAACAATAatagtgatgatgatgatgatgaagatcatcaacatatacagCACATGCATACCTTGACCTTAATGGTGTCGACTCTAATCGCAGGTATTACATTTCAAGTAGGCATTACCATGCCAGCAGCAGGGAAATACAATACTCCAAAGGGCTTGGAAACTTTCGAAAAGTTCATGCAATTCAATTCCCTTGCTTTTTCATTGTCATCGTTTAACATGTTCTTACACTTCATTGTGAGTACTCTTTCCAACAAGTTCTTACGGGGAAGACAATATAAGAGGTTTATTAGTATTGCAACAATTCCCATAATATTTTCATCTGTTATTGCATTTATATGCGCCTTTAGTATGGGTACAGAAACACTTATGCACGAGAAGAAAGAGCTAAATAGTTTCATTGATAAGAATTCTAATATGTTTAGGGATATCTTAACCACTTCACCAGGGGCTGTTGTACTGGCTGCAATCATTTATACATGGTACAATAGACTATTTTGA
- the LOC115721940 gene encoding ankyrin repeat-containing protein At5g02620: protein MSSLFRGRGLQLEEEHVVAAGVVNPELDPHQITKARNNAFHVAVLHETNPKDLPVQRLLLSHPLLAFQPNKKFDTPLHLAAKLGNESFAMVLIDHAKTLGHDSDYRNLLRKVNYEKENTALHEAVINGHLEIAKRLIREDPTLTSLVNKAGESPLFLAVEGRFYEIASIILDTTFPDYSVLGRSMLLSFVPALQLMQGCFQEKLPRPRIFTVKFAIKVLERCGSQILEKAEDELGWTPLHYATNMGLTGMVYLFLKVKRSVAYIKDKQGMTALHIAARKGYVEVIKELMEECSDIGEILDNKDRTALHIAAEHNCHSAVRTLLNERGFSYLINEQDNEGNTALHVAAIHSRYGIMNSLTSNKMTNKRMTNKMGITAFEILLKSTTITGFIIGKFIVGLKLWLAKNKDPLLSLQDTGFRMVEEHGKNEETSEETQIEKTEFGGPIKENSGVDLQHMQNMNLVVTTLIAGITFQAVITMPGAAQYKTKKGLGAFKAFMIADSMAFGFSAGSLLIHFIFAMFSMIFGRRFRYPTMVTISFIFISIFFFVCAFVAGANALLHEKTELRSLLLETKIGWFSSIPGNYALAAFYLTTFYVFITLVDLKK, encoded by the exons ATGAGTTCTCTGTTTCGCGGTCGTGGGCTACAACTTGAAGAAGAACATGTAGTAGCAGCCGGCGTTGTCAATCCCGAATTAGATCCTCACCAGATAACAAAGGCCAGAAACAACGCCTTTCATGTTGCAGTACTACATGAAACTAATCCCAAAGATTTACCTGTGCAGAGATTGCTACTATCCCATCCCTTGCTTGCCTTTCAGCCAAACAAGAAATTCGACACCCCGCTACATTTGGCGGCCAAGTTGGGGAATGAGAGTTTCGCAATGGTTCTGATAGATCATGCAAAGACATTAGGCCATGATAGTGACTACAGAAATCTGCTGAGGAAGGTGAATTATGAGAAGGAAAACACAGCACTTCATGAAGCTGTGATCAACGGTCATTTGGAAATTGCAAAGCGGTTGATTCGAGAAGATCCGACATTGACATCTTTGGTGAATAAGGCAGGGGAATCTCCTCTGTTTCTTGCTGTAGAGGGACGTTTTTATGAGATTGCTTCTATCATTTTGGACACTACTTTTCCTGATTACTCTGTGTTAGGAAGAAGCATGCTGCTGTCATTCGTTCCTGCCCTACag TTGATGCAAGGCTGCTTTCAAGAAAAGTTACCACGGCCAAGGATTTTTACGGTAA AATTTGCTATAAAGGTGTTAGAGAGATGTGGATCCCAGATTTTAGAAAAAGCAGAAGATGAGTTAGGATGGACTCCTCTTCACTATGCTACAAACATGGGACTTACAGGCATGGTATACCTATTCTTGAAAGTTAAAAGATCAGTTGCTTACATCAAAGATAAACAAGGCATGACAGCTCTTCACATCGCGGCAAGGAAAGGATACGTTGAAGTGATCAAGGAATTGATGGAAGAATGTTCAGATATTGGTGAGATTTTGGACAACAAAGATCGAACTGCACTTCATATTGCTGCTGAACACAATTGTCACTCTGCGGTACGTACTTTACTGAATGAGAGAGGTTTCAGTTATCTTATAAATGAGCAAGACAATGAAGGAAATACAGCTCTACATGTTGCTGCTATTCATTCTCGTTATGGAATTATGAATAGTTTGACAAGTAATAAAATGACCAACAAGAGAATGACCAATAAGATGGGGATAACTGCGTTTGAGATTCTtctcaaatcaacaacaattACGGGTTTTATAATTGGAAAG TTTATTGTTGGACTAAAATTGTGGCTGGCCAAGAATAAAGACCCTCTTCTAAGTTTGCAAGACACTGGATTTAGGATGGTGGAAGAACATGGAAAAAACGAAGAAACAAGTGAAGAAACCCAAATAGAAAAGACCGAATTTGGTGGACCAATTAAAGAAAATAGTGGTGTAGATTTACAACACATGCAAAACATGAACTTGGTGGTGACCACACTCATTGCAGGTATCACATTTCAAGCAGTCATAACCATGCCTGGTGCTGCCCAATACAAAACTAAAAAAGGCCTTGGAGCTTTCAAAGCTTTCATGATAGCGGATTCTATGGCTTTCGGTTTTTCTGCAGGCTCTTTGTTAATCCACTTCATCTTTGCAATGTTTTCCATGATCTTTGGAAGGAGATTTAGATATCCTACTATGGTCACAATATCTTTCATCTTtatttccatatttttttttgtgtgtgccTTTGTCGCTGGTGCAAACGCCTTGTTGCACGAGAAGACAGAGCTAAGGAGTCTGCTTTTAGAGACTAAAATAGGTTGGTTTTCTAGTATTCCTGGAAATTATGCACTCGCAGCATTCTATCTCACTACATTTTATGTCTTCATCACCCTTGTTGACCTCAAGAAATAA